The region GAAATTGCCGAATTAGTGAACGAACAAAAAACTGCAGGCAGATATGAATTGAACTTCAATGCCTCCGGAATTGCAAACGGAGTTTATATTTATAAAATACAATCAGGAGAATATATTTCTTCCAGAAAGATGATGCTGATTAAATAATGTTTGGTATTAACAAACCCAATTTCTAAAAAATCTTTTCAAGAATAATTTAACTCAGCAATTGGATTAAATCCTTTTTATTTTTGAAGCAGGAAGATATTTTTACAAAAGTAAATCAAGAGGCATTTTATGAAATACTTCATAACTATTTTTATAATATTTTCAGGATTGTCTTCAATGCTTGCACAAAATAATAAAACAGCTTTCATTAATGGTAAAGTTTTTACAGTAAACGAGAATCAGCCGCTCGCACAGGCAGTAGTAGTACAGGATAATAAAATTCTTTTTGTCGGTACCAATGATGAAGCAAAAAAGTTTATTGATAAAAATACTAATGTAGTTGATTTAGACGGCAAACTGATGCTTCCGGGATTCAATGATAATCACGTTCATTTTTTAACAGGTGGTTTTTATTTACTTGGCATCGATCTTAGACCGGCAAATTCAACTTCAGAGTTCAAACAAATACTTAAAGACTATGCAGCTAAGTATCCCCGTAAATGGATAACCGGTGGATATTGGGATCATGAAAAATGGGAAGTTAAAGATCTTCCGACTAAAGAAATGATTGATGCAGTAGTTTCTAATCAGCCTGTATTTGTTGAAAGACTTGATGGACATATGGGTGTTGCAAATTCTTATGCACTTAAAATTGCAGGAATCACAAAAGATACTGAAAGTCCTGACGGCGGTCTTATTGTTAAAGATCCTAAAACCGGTGAACCAACCGGAGTGCTAAAAGATAATGCAATGGAAATTCTGACTAAACATATTCCTGACCCAACTGAAGAAGAAAATTATGATGCTCTTTTAGCTGCACTTAATGAAGCCAAGCGATTGGGAGTAACAAGTATTCAGGATATGAGTTATCTTGATGCTTTAACAGTTTATGAGCGTGCAAAAAATGAAGGTATATTAACTTGCAGAATTTTTTCACGATGGCCCATTGCTGATTATAAATATCTTGTAAAGAACAATATAAAGGCAGGCTATGGTGATGATTTGATCAGAATGGGTTCATTAAAAGGTTTCGCAGATGGATCATTAGGATCAAGCACTGCATGGTTTTTTGAAAAATATGTTCAGGATACTACTACAAGCGGTTTGGCAATGGATAATATAACCGATGGCAGTATGGATAAATGGTGTCTGGATGCAGATAAAAACAGACTACAAATTTGTGTTCACGCTATCGGAGATAAAGCAAACTCGTATATGCTCGATCTTTACGCTAAGATTATACAAGAAAACCCCAAGTGGGATAGAAGATTCAGAATTGAACATGCACAGCATGTAAAATTTGAAGATATTAAAAGATTTGCTGAGCTTGGTGTTATTGCTTCTGTTCAGCCTTATCATTGTATAGATGACGGCGTTTGGGCTGAGAAAAGAATAGGACCTGAAAGACTTAAATATTCTTACCCTTTTAAATCATTTCTTGAAGCGGGAGTTAAATTATGCTTTGGTACTGATTGGTATGTTGCACCACTAAATCCATTACTTGGGATTTATGCCGCCGTAACAAGAAGAACTCTGGATGATAAAAATCCTGATGGCTGGATACCTGAGCAAAAAATCTCAGTTGAAGATGCAATTAAATGTTATACTTTAAACTCAGCTTATGCATCGTTTGAAGAGAATATTAAAGGCAGCATTGAAACAGGCAAGCTGGCTGATTTAGTTGTACTTAGTGATGATATACTCACAATTGATCCAGTTAAAATTAAAGATGTAGAAGTTACAATGACTGTCTTTGATGGCAAGATCATTTATAAGAAATAAGAATACGGAATCTGCCTTATTTACTTAAGTAAAGTTTCTGAATAGGTTTTGCTCAAATAAATCAAGGATTCTGTTATGAAACATTTCAAATGGCTCTCTTTTGCATTTGTGCTTATAATCTTTTCAGGAATGTTAAATCATTCTTATTCACAATCTATTTACTTCTGTGAAGGAGTAGATGATGATGGGCAGCCAATTAACGAAAGTTCAGTGTTTACAATTCCGGAAGGCGGTGGATATCTCTATGTACTTATTCAATTGCCGTATGAGATTGATTGTAAAGAGATTGATCTTGAGATTTACAGAAATGACAGCTATGATACTACTATTACCATCAATACAGAGAGAAACTGGACATGGTTCTGGAAAAAAGTTACTTTTTATAAATCGGGCGATTTTGATATTGATGTTTATGATTGTAATGATGAATATATTATATCCGGATCAGTCACAATAGAAATGGAATAAAATTCGTCTATGTCAGTCGAGCAGAGTCGAAGAATGACTTTTGTTCTTGTCACTTTTCTGCTTCGCTCAAAGTGACAGAGGATTAACAGTTTACAATTAGTCAGTCTGAGCGGAGTAGAAGACTGACTCTTGTTCTTGTCACTTTTCGACTTCGCTCAAAGTGACAGAGGATTAACAGTTTCCAATTAGTCAGTCTGAGCGGAGTCGAAGACTGACTTTTGTTTCTGTCACTTTTCTGCTTCGCTCAAAGTGACAGAGGATTTTCAGTTTACAATTAGTCAGTCTGAGCGGAGTCGAAGACTGACTTTTGTTCCTGTCACTTTTCGGCTTCGCTCAAAGTGACGATTTTCTTTTATCTTGAGATTGAAGAAGACTGGCATTTTTATTTTATCTTCTTAAACACCAACCCAATCCATTCATCCATTTTCAAATAATCAATTTCTTGAAATCCTAAAGAAGAGTATCTTGAAACAATTACTTCCCTATCCATCTCTAACAAACCGGATAAAATTAAAACCCCATTCGCTTTTATTCTAAAACTAAATCCATCAGATAACTCAAGCAGAATATTTTTCTGGATGTTTGCAATAATTAAATCAAAATCATTTTCTTTTATTTCATTCAGCTCACATTTCCTGATTTCAACTTGCGAACTAACTTCATTCAAGTTTGTATTTTCAACTCCGTTTTCATAACACCATTCATCAATATCAAATGCAATAACTTTTTCTGCTTTAAGTTTAGCGGCAGCAATTGCTAATATAGCTGTCCCTGAGCCGGCATCCAGCACCTTTGAATCAGCTTTCAAATATTTTTCAATAAACTTCAGACAAATTTTAGTTGTCTGATGATCTCCGGTTCCAAAGGACATTTTAGGATCAAGTGTTAATACAATCTCTTCGGGTTTGGGATGATATTCTTTAAATGTCGGCTTTATAACTATTCTATCGGTAACGTGTACAACTTCTCTGCTCTTTTCCCATTCTTCATTCCAGTTTTTTTCCTGAACATAATTTTCCTGAATTGAAAAATCCCTGAGTAAACTATTATCCTTTAAATGATTTAGAACGGTTTCTATCCCGTCAACAGTAATATCTTCTTTACTTGCAAAAACTTTCAGACAATTAACATCTTCGTTAATTCCGTCAATATCAAGTTCCCATAAAACAGAGCTTAATATCTCTGCATTAAATGGCTCGGCAGTAATAATAAATTCTTTAAATAATCTGGTCATAATTTTTATTTATACTCGTAAATAATTTTACAGATTTCATCTTCTAATTTTTTAGCAGTTGAAGATGAGCCGACAAAGTTTTGAAGTATAATTGAAAAAGCGATCAGGTGTTTATTTTTTGAAGTGAGATATCCTGAAAGAGAACTAACACCTGTTAATGTTCCGGTTTTAGCATGAACATTATCTTTTAACTGACTGTTAAGCATTCTTTTTTCAAGTGTTCCATCAATCCCGCCAATTGGAAATGAATCATAAAGCAGGCTAAAAAGCTCAGGTTTCGCTGTATAAAAATATTTTAGAAGCGTTAGGAGTAATTCAGTGCTGACCACATTATAATGAGAAACACCTGAACCATCAACTAATCTGTAGTCTTTGGGGTTTAATCCAATTTCTTCAATCATCTGCTGAATAACCTTAATTCCGTTTTTTGCATTAGCTGGTTTGCCATAAAATTTTTCTGCTAATGCTGATAAAGTCATTTCAGCACTAAGATTATCACTTTCTTTATTCAGATTAATTATAACATCGGAATATTTTCTTTTAAGCGAAGTAAGAAATATCTGAGTATTGGTAAGGGTATCAATTCTCAGGTTTCCCTTACACTTAATCTGATTTGAGTCTAATACTTCCGAAAAAACTTTTAAGAAATATAATTCGGGTTTTAAAACATTAACCTGCACTGAATAATCATTTTTATTATCAGAACCTTTAACAATAATTTCATTTTCTCTTTCAAACCAGTTTCTGTCGATGGTTAGTTTATCAGTATTAATATTTCTGTTTACACTTACATAATTTGTTTTGGGGATAATCTCAATCGAATCAGCTTTACCATAATAATTTACTATAACACAATTATCATTGATGTTCAAAGCACTTAAATACGGTGCATCGCTTGAAGGATCATCATCCCACATCCAGCCGCTGCCCCAATAAAGTGAATCCTTAAATGAAACATCACCGATTATATCACCTGTTACAACAGAAATATTCAATGATTTAATTGCATCAACAAAAAAATAAAGATCATTGGTAGTAAAATCAGGATCGCATCCGCCAAGCACATAAATATTTCCATAAAGCGTATCGTGCAAAATTGTTCCGTCATAATACAAATCAGTTTTAAACTCATAATCTGGACCAAGATAAAGTAATCCTGCGGCTGAGGTTATAATCTTCATGTTAGAAGCTGGTCTCAGTAAATATTTTTCATTTTTCCTGAAAAGAACTGTATTTGAGGTAAGGTCTTCAGCGTCAATTGATACGACACAGGATTCAAAAAATTTATCAGTTAAAAGCTGATCAAGTTTTGTTTTGATTGACTGTGGATAAACTGAACAGGCGATTATAAATGCAAGAACTATTTTCTTTATCATATTTCTTTTATCACATTTTATTTTGCTTGTTTAAACTTTTAACAACTATTAAAAATTTAAAAGCAAGAGATGACTGTTTCATTAAATTAATTGCTATTTATCTATTGGAATCAATGAATTAGAAATATTCTCTGATTCTAAACTCCACACCGATTTCTTCTTCAACAACTTTACGTGATTTTTCAACTTCAACTTCATCTAACGAAACGATACTCAATACAACTTTATTAACATATTTCTTAGCAGAGCCGGCAAAGTTTTTCATTTCGACAAAATGATCTTCACTAACCTGCATCAGTTCTGAGTACTGTTTCGGATCGTACGAGTTTAAGCTAATGGAAACTGTATCAATCAAGCCTTTCATTTCAGGAGTTATATCTTTTTTGTTTATCAGATTTCCATGCCCGTTAGTATTAAGTCTTGTTTTGCCGCCGTTTGATTTGACATAATCAGATATTTTTTTTACAACATTCCAGCGGATTGTCGGTTCTCCATATCCGCAAAATACTATTTCATCATACTTTTTAGGATCACCAATTTCACTAATGTAAGTTTCCGCAGGTGGTTCTTCAGATTTTTTCATCCCAAGATTATATCCAGCTAAATAAGGATCTTCTTTTCTTCTGCAGAAAGTACAATCAGCATTACAGCGATTTGTAATATTAACGTATAATGAATTATGAATCTTATAAGTAAAACTTGTTTCCGGCGGACTTCCAATCCCGAAAAACCTGAAGGCATTAAGTGAAGTTATTCTGCCTGTTTCTTCAATTGTTATTTTATGGATATCGGCAATTTGCTGCGCAATATATTTCAGGTTAGCGGGTTCATTTCTTTTACCACGAAAAGGAACAGGTGTCATAAATGGTGAATCAGTTTCGAGCAGTAAATGATTTAGATTTATTGATTTTAATATCTCCCTTAATGAATTACTCTTTTTATAAGTTATGTTTCCAGTAAAAGAGATAAAATGATTCATCTTCATAAATTCAATTGCATCATTTAATGAAGCGTTGAAACAATGAAACTGAGCTTTCAGACCGGTGCCGCAATAATCTTGAATAATATTCATCATATCTTCATCGGAGTCACGGTTATGTATTATTACAGGCAGTTCAAGTTTTAATGATAAGTCAAGCTGCGCTTTAAAGGCTTTTATCTGTTGCTCCTTTGGAGAAAAATCATAATAGTAATCTAACCCTATTTCACCAATTGCAACTACCTTTGGGTGTTTCGTTAGTTCTTCAATCTCCTTGATTAAATTATCATTCCAATCTTTTGTATCGTGCGGATGGATCCCTACAGCTGTATATATATTTGGATATTTTTCCGATAGAATAATTGCTTCTTTTGCAGTTTTAATATCAGTAGCAGGTACTATAATATAATCAACATTATTTTGCGAGGCACGATTAATAACTTCATCAATATCATCTTTGAAATTATCAAAAAATAAATGTGCGTGAGTATCAACAAACATCAGACAACTTCACCTATTAATAACGGATGTTCCTGTGCATCGTGTGCAGCCTGAAAAGCAACAATTTTATCTTCCTTCGAGATAACAGCAATTAGACCAATGCCGCAATTAAAAACCTTTCTCATCTCATCATTAGAAATATTTCCGGTCTTCTGAATCAATTTAAATATTGCAGGCATTTCCCAATTACCCCAGAAAATATTTATGTTCAAATCTTTTGGAATTATTCTTAAAGTGTTTCCGATAATTCCGCCGCCCGTAATATGAGATAAACCTTTTACATTTATTGTTTTCTTTAGATTTGAAATTAATCCGAAATATGATTTATGAACTTTTAAAAGCTCATTGCCAAGAGTATTGTTTAATTCAGTAATGAAATCATTAACAGAATACTTTTCGAGAAGAATTTTTCTGGCAAGTGAATATCCATTAGTATGCAATCCGTTAGAGGGATAGCCGATTAGATAATCACCTTTTTGAATTTGTTTACCGTCAATAATTTTAGATTTATCAACAACACCGACAATAGTTCCTGAAATATCAAAATCATCATCATTATAAAGTCCCGGCATCTCAGCAGTTTCGCCACCGACTAATGCACAATCATTTTCTTTACAGGCAATTGCAAATCCTTTTATTACTTCTGCGGCATTATCAGGATTTAATTTACCAGCAGCATAATAATCTAAAAAGAATAATGGTTTTGCACCGCATACAGCAATATCATTAACACAATGATTTACAAGGTCCTGACCAATAGTATCATACTTTTTCATTTCGACAGCAATTTTAAGTTTGGTTCCGACTCCATCAACACTCGATACCAAAACGGGGTTAGCTAATCCTGAAAAATCAGGTTCATAAAAAGCACCAAACATTCCTATATCTGTTAGAACACTTTTGTTAAAAGTTGATCTTGCATAGGTTTTGATTTTATCAACAGTTTTTTCGCCTGCTTCGATATCAACACCGGCGGATTTATAATTCTCTTCCAAAACTCACTCTCTTTTTTTAAGTCTTATTATCTTACAAAAAAATTAATATTAAAATCAGATTATTACAAAATATTTAATTACAATATTAAGCTACCTATTTATTACTAAAGTTATCCGGCATTTGAACTGCAACCACTTTCCCCTTGGCAGTTATAACTCCATCTGCTAAAAGTGAAATTTCTGTTGTTACCCTACGTGCTTTTATTTCAATAA is a window of Ignavibacterium sp. DNA encoding:
- a CDS encoding amidohydrolase; the encoded protein is MKYFITIFIIFSGLSSMLAQNNKTAFINGKVFTVNENQPLAQAVVVQDNKILFVGTNDEAKKFIDKNTNVVDLDGKLMLPGFNDNHVHFLTGGFYLLGIDLRPANSTSEFKQILKDYAAKYPRKWITGGYWDHEKWEVKDLPTKEMIDAVVSNQPVFVERLDGHMGVANSYALKIAGITKDTESPDGGLIVKDPKTGEPTGVLKDNAMEILTKHIPDPTEEENYDALLAALNEAKRLGVTSIQDMSYLDALTVYERAKNEGILTCRIFSRWPIADYKYLVKNNIKAGYGDDLIRMGSLKGFADGSLGSSTAWFFEKYVQDTTTSGLAMDNITDGSMDKWCLDADKNRLQICVHAIGDKANSYMLDLYAKIIQENPKWDRRFRIEHAQHVKFEDIKRFAELGVIASVQPYHCIDDGVWAEKRIGPERLKYSYPFKSFLEAGVKLCFGTDWYVAPLNPLLGIYAAVTRRTLDDKNPDGWIPEQKISVEDAIKCYTLNSAYASFEENIKGSIETGKLADLVVLSDDILTIDPVKIKDVEVTMTVFDGKIIYKK
- the dacB gene encoding D-alanyl-D-alanine carboxypeptidase/D-alanyl-D-alanine-endopeptidase; the protein is MIKKIVLAFIIACSVYPQSIKTKLDQLLTDKFFESCVVSIDAEDLTSNTVLFRKNEKYLLRPASNMKIITSAAGLLYLGPDYEFKTDLYYDGTILHDTLYGNIYVLGGCDPDFTTNDLYFFVDAIKSLNISVVTGDIIGDVSFKDSLYWGSGWMWDDDPSSDAPYLSALNINDNCVIVNYYGKADSIEIIPKTNYVSVNRNINTDKLTIDRNWFERENEIIVKGSDNKNDYSVQVNVLKPELYFLKVFSEVLDSNQIKCKGNLRIDTLTNTQIFLTSLKRKYSDVIINLNKESDNLSAEMTLSALAEKFYGKPANAKNGIKVIQQMIEEIGLNPKDYRLVDGSGVSHYNVVSTELLLTLLKYFYTAKPELFSLLYDSFPIGGIDGTLEKRMLNSQLKDNVHAKTGTLTGVSSLSGYLTSKNKHLIAFSIILQNFVGSSSTAKKLEDEICKIIYEYK
- a CDS encoding YchF/TatD family DNA exonuclease; its protein translation is MFVDTHAHLFFDNFKDDIDEVINRASQNNVDYIIVPATDIKTAKEAIILSEKYPNIYTAVGIHPHDTKDWNDNLIKEIEELTKHPKVVAIGEIGLDYYYDFSPKEQQIKAFKAQLDLSLKLELPVIIHNRDSDEDMMNIIQDYCGTGLKAQFHCFNASLNDAIEFMKMNHFISFTGNITYKKSNSLREILKSINLNHLLLETDSPFMTPVPFRGKRNEPANLKYIAQQIADIHKITIEETGRITSLNAFRFFGIGSPPETSFTYKIHNSLYVNITNRCNADCTFCRRKEDPYLAGYNLGMKKSEEPPAETYISEIGDPKKYDEIVFCGYGEPTIRWNVVKKISDYVKSNGGKTRLNTNGHGNLINKKDITPEMKGLIDTVSISLNSYDPKQYSELMQVSEDHFVEMKNFAGSAKKYVNKVVLSIVSLDEVEVEKSRKVVEEEIGVEFRIREYF
- the prmA gene encoding 50S ribosomal protein L11 methyltransferase, giving the protein MTRLFKEFIITAEPFNAEILSSVLWELDIDGINEDVNCLKVFASKEDITVDGIETVLNHLKDNSLLRDFSIQENYVQEKNWNEEWEKSREVVHVTDRIVIKPTFKEYHPKPEEIVLTLDPKMSFGTGDHQTTKICLKFIEKYLKADSKVLDAGSGTAILAIAAAKLKAEKVIAFDIDEWCYENGVENTNLNEVSSQVEIRKCELNEIKENDFDLIIANIQKNILLELSDGFSFRIKANGVLILSGLLEMDREVIVSRYSSLGFQEIDYLKMDEWIGLVFKKIK
- the purM gene encoding phosphoribosylformylglycinamidine cyclo-ligase, with translation MEENYKSAGVDIEAGEKTVDKIKTYARSTFNKSVLTDIGMFGAFYEPDFSGLANPVLVSSVDGVGTKLKIAVEMKKYDTIGQDLVNHCVNDIAVCGAKPLFFLDYYAAGKLNPDNAAEVIKGFAIACKENDCALVGGETAEMPGLYNDDDFDISGTIVGVVDKSKIIDGKQIQKGDYLIGYPSNGLHTNGYSLARKILLEKYSVNDFITELNNTLGNELLKVHKSYFGLISNLKKTINVKGLSHITGGGIIGNTLRIIPKDLNINIFWGNWEMPAIFKLIQKTGNISNDEMRKVFNCGIGLIAVISKEDKIVAFQAAHDAQEHPLLIGEVV